The proteins below come from a single Gossypium raimondii isolate GPD5lz chromosome 2, ASM2569854v1, whole genome shotgun sequence genomic window:
- the LOC105788882 gene encoding protein ALP1-like, whose product MGPARGLKKRRKVEKKPEENASASSEKERSIDWWDELSRKMNGLQSPSKGPDKFKSVFKISRKTFNYICSLVKEDMMAKPGSFTFSNGKPVSFEDQVAVALRRLSSGESLVIVGDLFGLHHSTVSQLTWRFVEAMEERGLHHLRWPSTEEEMMEIKSKFEKIHGLPNCCGVIDTTHIMMCLPSSDPASKVWLDHKKNHSMVLQAIVDPEMRFRDIVTGWPGKIDDWLVFQSSNFYELCDKGERLNGKNFMLPEGSEIREYIIGDVGYPLLPYLIIPYEGKELPELRAEFNKRHSATRLVAHRALARLKEMWKIIQGVMWRPDKHKLPRIILVCCLLHNIVIDLEDDVQDEMPLSHDHDSGYRQRVCGSVDIKGVHLRDKLSLYLSGKSPQ is encoded by the exons ATGGGTCCTGCGAGAGGgttaaagaaaagaaggaaggtAGAGAAGAAGCCTGAAGAAAATGCTTCTGCTTCTTCAGAGAAGGAAAGGTCTATTGATTGGTGGGATGAGCTTTCCAGGAAGATGAATG GTCTTCAATCGCCATCTAAGGGTCCGGATAAGTTCAAatctgttttcaaaatttccagAAAAACCTTCAACTATATATGTTCACTTGTGAAGGAAGATATGATGGCTAAGCCAGGAAGTTTTACATTTTCAAATGGTAAACCTGTGTCTTTCGAAGATCAAGTGGCTGTAGCTTTAAGAAGGCTAAGCTCTGGTGAATCGCTGGTGATAGTTGGTGACTTGTTCGGGCTGCACCACTCAACCGTCTCACAACTGACATGGCGCTTTGTGGAGGCCATGGAAGAAAGGGGCCTTCACCACCTGCGATGGCCTTCGACTGAAGAAGAAATGATggaaataaaatccaaattcgAAAAGATTCACGGTCTTCCCAATTGCTGTGGTGTGATTGACACTACTCACATTATGATGTGTTTGCCTTCATCGGACCCTGCAAGTAAAGTATGGCTCGATCACAAGAAGAATCACAGCATGGTCTTGCAGGCAATTGTAGACCCTGAAATGAGATTCAGGGACATAGTCACTGGCTGGCCAGGTAAAATAGATGACTGGTTGGTTTTTCAGAGTTCGAATTTCTATGAACTGTGTGATAAAGGGGAGAGATTGAATGGGAAAAATTTTATGCTCCCCGAAGGATCCGAAATAAGGGAATACATAATCGGAGATGTAGGCTATCCTCTACTACCCTATCTCATAATACCGTACGAGGGGAAAGAACTACCCGAGTTAAGAGCTGAGTTCAATAAAAGGCATTCGGCAACCCGGCTAGTAGCACACAGGGCATTGGCTAGGCTGAAGGAAATGTGGAAGATCATCCAAGGGGTAATGTGGAGACCTGACAAACATAAGTTGCCAAGGATCATCCTGGTTTGCTGCTTGCTTCATAACATCGTTATCGACTTGGAAGACGATGTGCAGGATGAAATGCCATTGTCTCATGACCATGATTCTGGCTACCGCCAACGGGTTTGTGGGTCTGTTGACATCAAAGGTGTACACCTGAGAGATAAACTTTCTCTCTACTTGTCAGGGAAATCACCACAATAA